In Alphaproteobacteria bacterium, a single genomic region encodes these proteins:
- a CDS encoding DUF2459 domain-containing protein → MQSSITHTGRRRCRAALLLALAVIVAACAPGVPPLASSVPPAPLTETAYVFRVSWHAGIVVARRDISPSAIPEIADFPEATYLEFGWGDLDYYRADDPGPFTALKAGLLPSRSVMHMAAFDALPRAGDRLVVLPLSRAELARLISEIGGSFARPSADQPALPLGPGLYGQSLFYAAHGPFHVFNTCNTWVARKIAAAGVELSATGVVTATQLFERLRGLSRVPRRETAPPDGGPANADGYKSP, encoded by the coding sequence GTGCAATCCTCCATCACCCACACAGGCAGAAGGCGCTGCCGGGCTGCCTTGCTGCTGGCCCTCGCCGTCATCGTGGCCGCCTGCGCGCCAGGAGTGCCGCCGCTCGCGTCATCCGTCCCGCCTGCCCCTTTAACCGAAACGGCCTATGTTTTTCGGGTCTCCTGGCATGCAGGCATCGTCGTCGCGCGGCGGGATATCTCTCCCTCGGCGATTCCTGAAATAGCTGATTTTCCGGAAGCCACTTATCTCGAATTCGGCTGGGGCGACCTCGATTACTATCGCGCAGACGACCCCGGCCCCTTCACGGCCCTGAAGGCTGGACTGCTGCCGTCGCGTTCGGTCATGCACATGGCCGCGTTCGACGCCCTGCCGCGTGCGGGAGATCGGCTAGTCGTTCTGCCCCTGTCTCGCGCCGAACTTGCGCGGCTTATCAGTGAGATTGGCGGCTCGTTCGCCCGCCCGTCGGCCGACCAGCCTGCGCTGCCGCTTGGGCCCGGGCTTTACGGGCAGAGTCTTTTTTACGCCGCCCACGGGCCGTTTCACGTCTTCAATACCTGCAATACCTGGGTTGCCCGGAAAATCGCCGCCGCAGGGGTCGAACTGAGCGCCACCGGTGTCGTTACCGCGACGCAGCTCTTCGAGCGCCTCAGGGGCCTGTCGCGTGTTCCCCGCCGCGAGACCGCGCCGCCCGATGGCGGGCCGGCCAATGCGGATGGTTATAAAAGCCCCTGA